A window from Fodinibius salicampi encodes these proteins:
- a CDS encoding amidohydrolase produces the protein MLSVFKYYSVFLVVLAIAAISCQSQNEMDRMVIQNVTGYTFYEDTLREFSAIAFEEGKVVDVYTDTSFNDSGDIKIIDGQGRVMLPGLIDAHAHVMGLGFQQIHVNLAGTPSLKEALRQVEEYASDYPDLNWIEGRGWNHTHWDINRFPTAEELDKIENERPVWLTRVDGHAGWANSKAMELAGITAETEAPQGGEIIRDENGEPTGIFVDAAMDLITSEIPEPTTRERKLAFNNALQQMRSHGLTSVHDAGIGIRDWQLYKSVADSGRLTTRIYAMISGTGATFDTLAQKGPIPSYKQDMLALQSVKIYADGALGSRGAAMINPYSDDPDNRGLLFASEEEMTNKILKTASAGYQTNVHAIGDRANRVVLNTFESVKDSLGNQGLRHRIEHVQIVSEKDIPRFKSLDIIASMQPTHATSDLNMAEDRVGSERIKGGYAWKTFIDQGTVVAFGSDFPVEDVNPFYGLYSAVTRQTQEGEPEGGWYPGERVSRAQALRSFTLDAAYAAHQEKVLGSLEPGKWADFILIDRDFFEIPDQEIWQTEVLESWVAGQKIYSKAD, from the coding sequence TATCAGTATTTAAATATTATAGCGTTTTTCTGGTCGTACTGGCAATTGCAGCTATTTCCTGCCAATCACAGAATGAAATGGATCGTATGGTTATTCAAAATGTAACCGGTTATACCTTCTATGAGGATACCCTCCGTGAATTTTCAGCCATAGCTTTTGAAGAAGGGAAAGTAGTAGATGTTTATACTGATACATCTTTTAATGACAGTGGAGATATTAAAATAATTGATGGCCAAGGAAGGGTAATGCTGCCCGGTCTTATTGATGCCCATGCCCATGTAATGGGGTTGGGCTTCCAACAGATACACGTGAATTTAGCAGGTACCCCTTCCCTTAAAGAGGCTTTGAGACAGGTTGAAGAATATGCATCTGACTATCCCGATCTGAACTGGATTGAAGGGCGGGGATGGAACCATACACACTGGGATATCAATCGGTTCCCAACAGCCGAAGAGCTTGATAAAATTGAAAATGAACGCCCTGTCTGGTTGACTAGAGTTGACGGCCATGCCGGATGGGCCAACAGCAAGGCAATGGAATTGGCCGGAATTACCGCTGAGACCGAAGCACCCCAGGGAGGAGAGATTATACGCGATGAAAATGGAGAGCCAACGGGTATCTTTGTGGATGCTGCCATGGATCTTATAACTTCTGAAATTCCGGAGCCCACTACCCGTGAACGGAAATTGGCTTTTAATAATGCGCTTCAACAGATGCGCAGCCATGGTTTAACAAGCGTTCATGATGCAGGCATTGGCATAAGAGATTGGCAGCTTTATAAATCGGTAGCAGACTCGGGCCGTCTTACGACTCGTATCTATGCAATGATTTCTGGGACAGGCGCTACCTTTGATACGTTGGCACAAAAGGGACCTATACCGTCTTATAAGCAGGATATGCTGGCATTGCAAAGTGTAAAGATCTATGCTGACGGTGCTCTTGGCAGCCGGGGAGCTGCAATGATTAATCCTTATAGTGATGATCCGGATAACAGGGGATTGCTTTTTGCTTCTGAGGAAGAGATGACCAATAAGATTTTAAAAACGGCCTCGGCAGGTTATCAAACGAATGTGCATGCTATAGGCGACCGGGCCAACAGGGTGGTATTAAATACGTTTGAATCTGTAAAAGATAGCTTAGGCAATCAGGGGCTTCGCCATCGCATTGAGCATGTCCAGATTGTTTCAGAGAAGGATATTCCTCGTTTTAAATCGCTTGATATCATCGCTTCCATGCAACCCACTCATGCCACCAGTGACTTGAATATGGCTGAAGATCGGGTGGGCTCCGAGCGCATCAAGGGAGGTTATGCGTGGAAAACGTTTATTGATCAGGGAACAGTCGTGGCCTTTGGATCTGACTTTCCTGTTGAGGATGTAAATCCTTTTTATGGCTTGTATTCAGCTGTAACTCGACAAACCCAGGAGGGAGAACCGGAGGGTGGCTGGTATCCCGGAGAACGAGTAAGTCGGGCACAGGCCTTGCGGTCATTTACGCTCGATGCTGCCTACGCGGCTCACCAGGAGAAAGTGCTTGGAAGCCTTGAGCCGGGGAAATGGGCAGATTTTATTTTGATTGATCGCGACTTTTTTGAGATTCCTGATCAGGAAATTTGGCAAACTGAGGTTCTCGAAAGCTGGGTCGCTGGCCAAAAGATATATTCTAAAGCTGATTAA
- a CDS encoding NAD+ synthase, with amino-acid sequence MEIRVAQLNPIIGDIQGNEQKIVQTLMAAQQDNIDLLVLPEMVTCGYPPMDLLEYPSFLQELYKMNNRLAGKVENTVLILGTVTPNHTGRGRKCYNSALVLYQGKVMAEIHKALLPTYDVFDEHRYFEPGRSFECIELFGEKLGITICEDIWYNYSEPQYLTYDLNPARELADKGAEIILNISASPYTRNKPVGRERMLRKQVDNLKLPILYANQVGGNTELISDGDSLAMDQNGNVKKRCTLFEEDAIDINWEGEGSSLQVKNDVKTNTPSLPEQQFKGLVTGLRDYLQKTEVADKVVLGLSGGIDSSLVACIAREALGDDKVIGITMPSEFSSTGSVTDSEELANNLGIGLHEIAIKDTYDSFNDTLAPLFQDTSFGVAEENLQPRIRGTLLMAYSNKFGHMLLNTGNKSELATGFCTLYGDMAGGLSVIGDLYKQEVYAMAHWLNNEYYNDEIIPQSVLNKPPSAELRPDQKDADSLPDYEVLDAILQAYIEEQKTIDEIIAQNFEKETVNRILGLVDQMEYKRAQAAPVLKLSSKSFGSGRRWPLVQRWTQNRS; translated from the coding sequence ATGGAGATTAGGGTAGCACAGCTGAATCCGATTATAGGCGATATACAAGGAAATGAGCAAAAAATTGTTCAGACTCTTATGGCCGCCCAGCAGGATAATATAGATCTTTTGGTTTTGCCGGAAATGGTTACTTGTGGATATCCGCCAATGGATCTGTTGGAATATCCTTCTTTTTTGCAGGAATTATATAAAATGAACAACCGACTTGCCGGCAAAGTAGAGAATACAGTCCTTATATTAGGAACGGTAACGCCTAATCACACTGGTAGAGGACGAAAATGTTATAATAGTGCTTTGGTATTGTATCAAGGGAAAGTAATGGCGGAAATTCATAAAGCGCTTTTACCTACATATGATGTGTTTGATGAACACCGCTATTTTGAGCCGGGAAGGTCTTTTGAGTGTATAGAACTTTTTGGAGAAAAGCTGGGTATAACTATTTGCGAAGATATTTGGTACAACTACAGTGAACCGCAATATTTAACTTATGATTTAAATCCGGCCAGGGAGCTTGCAGATAAAGGAGCAGAAATTATTTTAAATATTTCTGCTTCGCCCTATACACGAAATAAGCCAGTAGGCAGAGAAAGGATGCTTAGGAAGCAGGTAGATAACCTAAAGTTGCCGATCCTTTATGCTAACCAGGTAGGTGGCAATACAGAGCTCATATCCGACGGCGATTCTCTTGCAATGGACCAAAATGGTAATGTTAAGAAGCGATGTACCTTATTTGAAGAGGATGCTATCGATATTAACTGGGAGGGGGAGGGAAGTTCTTTGCAAGTAAAAAATGATGTAAAGACTAATACTCCTTCGTTGCCGGAACAGCAGTTCAAAGGACTTGTAACAGGTCTTCGCGACTATCTCCAAAAAACAGAAGTAGCTGATAAAGTAGTTTTAGGATTAAGCGGCGGTATTGATTCATCCTTGGTAGCCTGTATCGCAAGGGAAGCCCTGGGAGATGATAAGGTGATTGGAATTACCATGCCATCAGAGTTTTCATCCACCGGAAGCGTTACCGATTCTGAAGAACTTGCCAATAATTTAGGTATTGGCCTCCATGAAATAGCTATAAAAGATACTTATGATTCTTTTAATGATACCTTGGCGCCACTGTTTCAGGATACTTCTTTCGGGGTTGCTGAAGAAAATTTACAGCCGCGAATCAGAGGCACTTTGTTGATGGCTTATTCAAATAAATTTGGTCATATGCTGTTGAATACTGGAAATAAGTCGGAACTCGCAACGGGTTTTTGTACCTTGTACGGTGATATGGCCGGAGGACTTAGCGTAATTGGGGACCTATATAAACAAGAAGTATATGCGATGGCTCATTGGCTTAATAATGAGTATTACAACGATGAAATTATTCCACAGTCAGTTCTGAATAAACCGCCAAGTGCTGAATTGCGTCCGGATCAAAAAGACGCAGATTCTCTGCCCGACTATGAAGTGCTGGATGCTATTTTACAGGCCTATATCGAGGAGCAAAAAACGATTGATGAAATTATTGCTCAAAATTTTGAAAAAGAAACAGTAAATCGCATATTAGGACTTGTGGATCAGATGGAATATAAGCGTGCACAGGCGGCTCCCGTGCTCAAACTAAGTTCTAAATCTTTTGGGTCTGGTAGACGCTGGCCTTTGGTTCAGCGGTGGACCCAAAACAGATCTTAG